From a region of the uncultured Draconibacterium sp. genome:
- a CDS encoding carboxypeptidase-like regulatory domain-containing protein: MKIYPHQHSLLLSLFAILICLQAQSQKLIESRQNSYYSYVYKLTEKEAERIYKNDLDQIDVSYFHTLVDSFPTDSQYVGNLTKGYYLKTYADKNQRRFSITTVQDFDVFILNNNTDLCVQIYDLEGNIISGARVSVGNKLLHFDKKTQSYVDRKSNRKGLLKVRVNDFTGYYNLARQYNNSGIKRTSRKVVYNAPVKYIWLPIRYVVKLPVDGVKSIVNGYPQGAIYNTKNFFERTYRKVASIFDDYYRERYYKGYIVFNKPKYHVGDTVKFKAFVVTKKGKPVNEPVDVILYGKNRIELEKLSPYHEGGYAGEFFLHDSLQLQLDRSYRLSLEINKWEHLISGNFRYEDYELSKTKLSLRLNNAEQYKNHAVKIYVKGTDENDLNLLDARILVLGKTRTVSKYFGQYVFVPDTISYFEKKLEPSGETEISLPDSLFPKANFEYELNVRLLTSDNETISESKRVNYFHDSEEFDIDVQTDSILFRFNKNGLSAPASVRVTANDNFGNKTEVFRGSTPCKVELEPFYASYTVESDSLFKTIDISSESSLFQCYSERTADSVFVVAENPRKIPFVYTIYRKNSEQSRGYGDSLNIAKKTTTKQNYFVSIRYLWGGKIQEQTYRIPFNDRKLNISVTQPKIVYPGQKSKIDILVTDVEGEPVEGVDLTAYSLTRKFNYSPPVLPNFEQTRKNKTVINNFHFEDFGLKTGNFDLDYETWKLLAGLDSIEYYRFIYPHDSIYRFEYPVPDSLTQFAPFVVSKGKALPVHVVYVDNNPVYFSWSNYTQPYSFKVFSGYHQVKLRTSFKSITIDSLYFSRGKKMIFSLNDNLKAGNIHISDEKPELSDFEQRSLYRYIFPYRNNFGERYAYLYQNGDAQFLKPRLNTHQNFAGPVAGNLSFNEIDGFTTHFNHEPFFEYEFTPGLLKMRSIDKKEYPRSLKRYQQKHNLADVVLTKDSLYRQWKNYLDIKRYSTARYRYPRSTSAGHGEIKYRYSKNSITSMEQPLNMLVFKYDNPEFIRVYPGQASNIHELNEGYYRLLFFYAGAKYQTIDSVFVQSDGLNYYEFQQPPVLEKDSFSTYVSELIEETIFKPAPYYQQEEKELKQIYNYYQQQFQYTGDGEVVEGYVLEEDTGEPIPGVSIVVKGTTYGTVSNIDGYFSIKVPQNYNTLVYSFIGFDTEERQIGQDDVSNVSMSPSLLGLDEVVVVGYGVQRKSSVTASVSTVSPGLLRGIPGVSGNISQVLQGKVSGVAISYDEKSESTEIMIRGSSTVSFDKTPLYIINGNIYNGDISKLDPNMIQNIQILKDEEATTLYGSKAANGVVIIETGSSAFKETPNQGVKGADYDAAFLEAASQASSIRENFSDYAFWQPQLITDKDGKASFEVIFPDDVTSWETYYLAMNGKKQSGQSRELVRSYKPLMAQLAVPRFLVQSDTTYAIGKALNYSPDSVLVTTNFELDDKSVFKKARYVSNSVLDTLPVVAANDSLSLKYFLEKEDGYFDGEIRTIPVYPLGLEKSKGSFYVLEKDTTVYLSFDTTLGNATIYARADELNVIEDEIIHLKNYRYNCNEQLASKLKALLAEKTIREFQKKKFDGDNNIDKLIRQLQKNQKENGLWGWWKDSDEKLWISLHVLEALLDAEISGYKVTIDKEKLAGNLIWEFQNTRNFDSGIRILTVLKLLDAQVEYKRYISDLEKTKKPNLNEMLQLMTLKKSCDIPLNTDTLKHYQESTMFGNIYFADDSLQSTLLRNNIQNTILAYKILKSDSVENTNTLGKIRNYFFERRKTGYWQNTFESAQIIETILPDLLGNHSSFEKPMLQISGDVIETVTEFPFEMKVTPTQKLNVIKTGSYPVYLTSYQRYWDRSPNEKKGDFEVTTHLGDNSTSILKAGEQVTLTANVKVKHDAQYVMINIPIPGGCSYADKRNYFRNESHREYFKNETAIFCEFLSEGEYSFEVKLIPRYNGVYTLNPAKAELMYFPVFSGNNEVREVKICE; the protein is encoded by the coding sequence ATGAAAATCTATCCTCACCAACATTCGCTTTTATTATCGTTGTTCGCAATCCTTATCTGTTTGCAGGCGCAAAGCCAAAAGCTAATTGAGAGCAGGCAAAACAGTTATTATTCTTACGTTTACAAACTAACGGAAAAGGAAGCTGAGAGAATATACAAGAACGATTTAGATCAAATTGACGTGTCTTATTTTCATACTTTGGTTGATTCTTTTCCGACCGACAGCCAATATGTTGGTAACCTTACCAAAGGTTATTATTTAAAAACGTATGCCGATAAAAACCAGCGGCGTTTTTCTATAACAACGGTGCAGGATTTTGATGTTTTTATATTAAATAATAATACCGATTTATGTGTTCAGATATACGACTTAGAAGGAAACATCATTTCTGGTGCGAGGGTAAGCGTAGGTAATAAACTCCTTCATTTTGATAAAAAAACACAATCATATGTTGACCGAAAATCGAATCGGAAAGGATTGCTAAAAGTACGAGTCAACGATTTTACAGGCTACTATAATCTTGCCCGACAATACAACAATTCGGGCATTAAGCGTACAAGCCGAAAAGTGGTCTACAATGCACCGGTAAAATACATTTGGTTACCAATTCGTTACGTGGTTAAACTTCCGGTTGATGGTGTCAAGTCTATTGTAAACGGTTATCCGCAGGGAGCGATTTACAATACAAAGAATTTTTTTGAGAGAACATACCGAAAAGTTGCTTCGATATTTGATGATTATTATCGTGAGCGATATTACAAGGGATACATTGTCTTTAACAAGCCTAAATATCATGTGGGTGATACGGTAAAATTTAAGGCTTTTGTGGTCACTAAGAAAGGGAAACCGGTTAACGAACCTGTGGATGTTATACTTTACGGTAAGAATAGAATCGAACTGGAAAAACTGAGTCCGTACCACGAAGGTGGATATGCCGGTGAGTTTTTTTTGCACGATTCGTTACAGTTGCAACTCGACAGAAGTTATCGCCTATCGCTTGAAATAAACAAATGGGAACATTTGATCTCAGGGAATTTCAGGTACGAAGATTATGAACTTTCGAAAACTAAGCTTTCGTTACGGCTCAATAATGCTGAGCAATATAAAAACCATGCAGTTAAGATCTATGTCAAGGGCACGGATGAAAACGACCTGAATCTTTTGGATGCGCGAATTCTGGTGCTGGGCAAAACTCGTACAGTCAGCAAATATTTCGGGCAGTATGTTTTTGTGCCCGATACGATTTCGTATTTCGAAAAGAAACTAGAGCCTTCCGGTGAAACTGAAATTTCGCTTCCCGACTCGTTATTTCCGAAAGCAAACTTTGAATACGAGCTAAACGTCCGACTGCTTACTTCCGACAACGAAACTATTTCCGAAAGTAAGCGAGTAAACTATTTTCACGATTCTGAAGAATTCGATATCGATGTCCAAACCGATTCCATTTTATTCCGGTTCAATAAAAACGGATTGTCAGCCCCGGCTTCGGTACGTGTAACGGCAAATGATAATTTTGGAAATAAAACCGAAGTATTTCGCGGAAGTACGCCTTGTAAAGTGGAACTGGAACCTTTTTACGCCTCTTATACGGTAGAATCCGACAGCCTTTTCAAAACAATTGATATTTCTTCAGAATCATCATTATTCCAATGCTATTCCGAACGAACGGCCGATTCGGTTTTTGTTGTAGCCGAGAATCCACGAAAGATTCCTTTTGTTTATACAATCTATAGGAAGAATAGTGAACAGTCCAGAGGATATGGAGATTCGCTGAACATTGCCAAAAAAACAACCACAAAGCAAAATTATTTTGTTTCTATACGCTACTTGTGGGGCGGCAAAATTCAGGAACAAACTTACCGCATTCCATTTAACGATCGGAAACTGAATATTTCGGTAACGCAGCCAAAAATTGTTTATCCCGGACAAAAATCGAAGATTGATATTTTAGTGACCGATGTTGAAGGAGAACCAGTTGAAGGCGTTGACCTGACTGCTTACTCACTAACCAGAAAGTTCAATTATTCTCCTCCGGTTTTACCCAATTTTGAACAGACCCGGAAAAACAAAACAGTTATCAATAATTTTCATTTCGAAGATTTTGGGCTTAAAACCGGGAATTTCGATTTGGATTATGAAACATGGAAATTATTGGCCGGTCTGGATTCTATCGAATATTACCGGTTTATATATCCCCACGATTCTATCTATCGTTTTGAATATCCGGTACCCGATTCGCTTACCCAGTTTGCGCCCTTTGTAGTTTCAAAAGGCAAAGCGCTGCCCGTTCATGTAGTGTACGTGGATAATAACCCGGTATACTTCAGCTGGTCAAACTATACTCAGCCTTATTCTTTTAAAGTCTTCAGCGGTTACCATCAGGTAAAATTGCGAACAAGTTTCAAAAGCATTACGATTGACAGTCTCTATTTCAGTCGTGGCAAAAAGATGATTTTTAGCCTGAATGATAATTTAAAAGCTGGAAACATTCACATCAGTGATGAGAAGCCGGAATTGAGTGATTTTGAGCAGCGTTCGCTTTACCGCTACATTTTTCCATACCGAAATAATTTCGGTGAGAGATATGCCTATTTATATCAGAACGGCGATGCTCAATTTTTGAAACCAAGATTGAATACACATCAAAATTTTGCTGGTCCCGTTGCCGGAAATTTGTCTTTTAACGAAATCGATGGATTTACAACCCATTTTAATCACGAGCCGTTTTTTGAATACGAGTTTACACCCGGACTTCTAAAAATGAGAAGCATCGACAAAAAGGAGTATCCACGTTCTTTGAAACGATATCAGCAAAAGCACAATCTGGCAGATGTGGTACTAACAAAAGACTCATTATACAGGCAGTGGAAAAATTACCTCGATATAAAACGTTATTCAACTGCGAGATATCGCTATCCGCGTTCTACATCTGCCGGACATGGAGAAATAAAGTATCGCTATTCTAAAAACTCGATAACATCAATGGAACAACCTCTAAACATGTTGGTTTTCAAATATGACAATCCTGAGTTTATTCGTGTTTACCCTGGCCAGGCTTCCAACATTCATGAATTGAATGAAGGGTACTATCGCTTGCTGTTCTTTTATGCCGGGGCAAAATACCAAACCATTGATTCGGTATTTGTTCAATCAGATGGGCTAAATTATTATGAGTTTCAGCAACCTCCAGTTTTAGAGAAAGACTCGTTCAGTACTTATGTGAGCGAGCTTATAGAAGAAACTATTTTTAAACCGGCGCCTTATTATCAGCAGGAAGAGAAAGAGCTAAAACAAATTTACAACTATTATCAGCAGCAATTTCAATATACAGGTGACGGAGAAGTGGTTGAAGGTTATGTTCTGGAAGAAGACACGGGTGAACCAATTCCCGGGGTATCAATTGTTGTTAAAGGAACTACCTATGGAACGGTGAGCAATATTGATGGTTATTTTTCGATAAAGGTTCCGCAAAATTATAATACGCTGGTTTATTCGTTTATTGGATTCGATACAGAAGAACGACAAATCGGGCAAGATGATGTTTCCAATGTAAGCATGAGTCCAAGTTTATTGGGCTTGGATGAGGTGGTAGTTGTTGGATATGGAGTTCAGCGTAAATCAAGTGTTACAGCTTCTGTTTCGACGGTATCTCCCGGATTATTAAGAGGAATCCCAGGCGTCAGTGGCAATATTTCGCAGGTTTTACAGGGAAAAGTGTCAGGTGTAGCCATTTCTTACGATGAAAAATCTGAAAGTACCGAAATTATGATTCGCGGTTCTTCTACCGTCTCTTTTGATAAAACACCTTTATACATCATAAATGGGAATATATATAACGGGGATATTTCAAAATTAGACCCGAATATGATTCAAAACATCCAGATTCTAAAAGATGAAGAGGCAACTACTCTTTACGGGTCCAAGGCTGCAAACGGGGTTGTAATTATAGAAACCGGAAGTAGTGCATTTAAAGAAACTCCAAATCAAGGCGTTAAAGGTGCCGATTACGATGCAGCTTTTCTCGAAGCAGCTTCTCAGGCCAGTTCAATTCGCGAAAATTTTTCAGATTATGCGTTCTGGCAACCACAATTAATTACCGATAAAGATGGGAAAGCAAGTTTCGAAGTTATTTTTCCCGATGATGTTACCAGCTGGGAAACATATTACCTGGCGATGAACGGGAAAAAACAAAGCGGTCAGTCCCGTGAATTGGTAAGATCGTACAAACCATTAATGGCACAGTTGGCGGTGCCCCGGTTTTTGGTTCAGTCAGATACAACTTATGCAATTGGCAAGGCATTAAACTATTCGCCCGATTCGGTACTGGTCACTACAAACTTTGAACTCGACGATAAATCGGTTTTCAAAAAAGCCAGGTATGTTTCAAATTCGGTACTTGATACGCTTCCGGTTGTTGCGGCTAATGACTCGTTATCGCTTAAATATTTTCTGGAAAAAGAAGATGGTTATTTTGATGGGGAAATCAGGACAATTCCGGTCTATCCCCTTGGACTGGAAAAATCCAAAGGCAGTTTTTATGTGCTGGAGAAAGATACAACAGTTTACCTTTCGTTCGATACAACTTTAGGCAATGCCACAATTTATGCGCGTGCCGATGAGCTGAACGTTATTGAGGATGAAATCATTCATCTAAAGAATTACCGTTACAATTGCAACGAACAACTGGCTTCAAAATTGAAAGCCCTGTTAGCAGAAAAAACAATCAGGGAGTTTCAGAAAAAGAAATTTGATGGGGACAATAACATTGATAAATTAATTCGGCAGCTACAGAAGAATCAGAAAGAAAACGGACTTTGGGGGTGGTGGAAAGATTCGGACGAAAAACTGTGGATTAGCCTGCATGTTTTGGAAGCTTTGCTTGATGCTGAGATATCAGGCTACAAAGTGACAATCGATAAGGAAAAACTAGCCGGAAATCTTATTTGGGAATTTCAGAATACCCGCAACTTTGATTCAGGGATTAGAATATTGACAGTTTTAAAGTTGCTGGATGCCCAGGTGGAATATAAAAGATATATATCCGATTTAGAAAAAACAAAAAAGCCAAATCTTAATGAAATGCTACAGTTGATGACACTGAAAAAAAGCTGCGATATTCCTTTAAACACAGATACACTCAAGCATTATCAGGAAAGTACAATGTTTGGCAATATTTATTTTGCAGATGACAGTTTACAATCTACTTTGTTGAGAAACAACATTCAGAATACAATATTGGCTTATAAAATTTTGAAATCTGATTCTGTTGAAAATACCAATACACTGGGTAAAATACGAAATTACTTTTTTGAAAGGCGTAAAACAGGGTACTGGCAAAACACTTTCGAATCGGCACAAATTATTGAGACCATATTGCCCGATTTGCTGGGAAACCATTCTTCTTTTGAGAAGCCAATGTTACAAATCAGCGGAGATGTAATTGAGACTGTTACCGAGTTTCCTTTTGAAATGAAGGTTACACCGACTCAAAAGCTGAACGTGATCAAAACCGGAAGTTACCCCGTTTATTTAACCAGCTATCAAAGATATTGGGATCGATCGCCCAACGAAAAAAAGGGAGATTTTGAAGTTACAACACATTTGGGCGATAATTCTACTTCGATTTTAAAAGCGGGAGAACAGGTTACACTGACAGCCAACGTAAAAGTTAAACACGATGCTCAATATGTAATGATTAATATTCCGATTCCGGGAGGCTGTTCTTATGCCGACAAACGGAATTATTTCCGAAACGAATCACATCGGGAATATTTTAAGAATGAAACGGCAATTTTCTGCGAATTTCTGTCAGAAGGAGAGTATTCATTTGAAGTTAAGTTGATACCGAGATATAACGGTGTTTACACTTTAAACCCGGCCAAAGCAGAGCTAATGTATTTTCCGGTATTTTCCGGAAACAATGAAGTGCGGGAAGTAAAAATCTGTGAGTGA
- a CDS encoding nuclear transport factor 2 family protein: MKNFAVLLILTLLASTSIAQKKNGTVFNEHETITVTRGFWDAVKNGDTEKVKTFFADSIMIIRNGNDWKTSAENFSKNSSYWTKNFVNFNVEDSPGSYPDAIEYKDGKMWVQDWLLLTGTNEKTGINLDLHMHCLYAFNDDGKIAAFFQYYNNNVFEDIRDAQTTRENGKVYINHPYIATVRKLLNTYVAEDVEGLKGFFTEDAIFSSLAGGYDETMSLEERTADVASHFATRKDIHFEQVGYPDCIFYELNNGYVVYSWWNYSYTDEESGKKMEMPLMLSHSFNDDGKIVREMVYFSTNHVTD, encoded by the coding sequence ATGAAAAATTTTGCTGTATTGCTAATCTTAACCCTCCTTGCAAGTACATCAATCGCTCAAAAAAAGAATGGTACCGTGTTTAACGAACACGAAACCATTACAGTAACAAGAGGCTTTTGGGATGCCGTTAAAAATGGCGACACCGAAAAAGTAAAAACCTTTTTTGCCGACTCGATAATGATTATACGGAACGGCAATGACTGGAAAACTTCGGCTGAAAACTTTAGTAAAAACTCGAGTTACTGGACCAAGAACTTTGTGAATTTTAATGTTGAAGATTCTCCAGGTTCATACCCCGATGCAATAGAATATAAGGACGGAAAAATGTGGGTTCAGGACTGGCTGCTGCTCACCGGAACAAACGAAAAAACAGGCATTAACCTTGATCTGCACATGCACTGTTTATATGCCTTTAACGACGATGGAAAAATAGCTGCCTTTTTTCAATATTATAACAATAATGTTTTCGAGGATATAAGGGATGCACAAACGACCCGCGAAAATGGAAAGGTATACATCAACCACCCCTACATCGCAACAGTAAGAAAATTACTTAATACATATGTTGCTGAAGATGTAGAAGGCTTAAAAGGATTCTTTACTGAAGATGCAATTTTCAGTAGTTTGGCCGGTGGCTACGATGAAACTATGAGCCTGGAAGAAAGAACTGCAGATGTTGCCAGCCATTTTGCCACCAGAAAAGATATCCACTTTGAGCAGGTCGGATACCCCGATTGTATTTTCTACGAACTGAATAACGGCTATGTGGTTTATTCGTGGTGGAATTATTCGTATACCGATGAAGAAAGTGGTAAAAAAATGGAGATGCCTTTAATGCTCTCTCATTCATTTAACGATGACGGAAAAATAGTTCGGGAAATGGTTTATTTTAGCACAAATCATGTAACAGATTAA
- the atpG gene encoding ATP synthase F1 subunit gamma encodes MAGLKEIRTRIASVKTTRQVTSAMKMVSAAKLKKAQDAILQIRPYAEKLHEILTSLSASLENVEDSVYTQTREPKKVLLILVSSNRGLCGGFNSNISKKAVEVANTKYAQQLQLGNLDFMCIGKQGVRQLKHRGHNVIADENELFDALTFENVSRVAEECMKSFADKHYDRIELVYNQFKNAAVQVQAAEQFLPVEMEEGEDNGNYDFIYEPSKEHIIQELIPRSLKIQFYKALLDSNAAEHGARMTAMHQATDNATDLIGSLTLEYNKARQASITGEILEIVSGAEALNG; translated from the coding sequence ATGGCTGGATTAAAGGAAATACGCACTCGAATAGCATCGGTAAAAACCACCCGGCAGGTAACTAGTGCCATGAAAATGGTTTCGGCTGCCAAGTTAAAAAAAGCACAGGATGCCATTCTTCAGATCAGACCATATGCTGAAAAACTGCACGAGATTCTTACTTCGCTGAGTGCCAGCCTTGAAAATGTTGAAGATTCGGTTTATACGCAAACACGCGAACCTAAAAAGGTGCTTTTGATCCTGGTGTCTTCAAACCGCGGTTTATGTGGTGGATTTAACAGCAATATCTCAAAAAAAGCCGTTGAGGTGGCCAACACAAAATATGCACAACAATTGCAATTGGGCAACCTTGATTTTATGTGCATCGGAAAACAGGGAGTACGCCAGTTAAAACACCGTGGTCACAATGTGATAGCCGACGAAAATGAATTGTTCGACGCGCTTACTTTTGAAAATGTTTCGAGAGTTGCCGAAGAATGTATGAAATCGTTTGCCGACAAACATTACGACCGCATTGAACTGGTATACAATCAGTTTAAAAATGCTGCCGTTCAGGTTCAGGCTGCCGAACAGTTTCTCCCGGTTGAAATGGAAGAAGGTGAAGATAACGGCAACTACGATTTCATTTACGAACCATCGAAAGAGCATATTATACAGGAGCTAATTCCGCGTTCGTTAAAAATTCAGTTTTACAAAGCTTTACTTGATTCGAATGCTGCCGAACACGGGGCCCGAATGACGGCTATGCACCAGGCAACTGATAATGCAACTGATCTTATCGGATCACTTACCTTGGAATACAACAAAGCGCGTCAGGCATCGATTACAGGAGAAATTCTGGAAATTGTAAGTGGTGCCGAAGCGTTAAACGGATAA
- a CDS encoding DUF5020 family protein — protein MKKVLLAMAFVAFMFSVNAQNVQLHYDFGEGRKMLTSTVEMFRPDAYGSTFFFVDMDYGADGTGIDNGLSLAYWEIARAFKWNETQKFMPRVEYNGGTMSVGGGVWIPIENCWLAGLERTWASADFSKILTLQANYKYIKDKEDAAFQLTAVWTVQMAEGKFTFTGFADFWKEEMFWGTDYRFLTEPQLWYNPCKNFSLGTEIELSNNFVGDEFAVKPTLAVKYTF, from the coding sequence ATGAAAAAAGTACTACTTGCAATGGCTTTTGTTGCATTTATGTTTTCTGTTAATGCCCAAAATGTACAGTTACATTACGATTTCGGTGAAGGCCGTAAAATGCTGACTTCAACAGTAGAAATGTTCCGTCCTGATGCTTACGGATCGACATTCTTTTTCGTTGACATGGATTATGGTGCTGATGGTACCGGTATTGACAATGGTCTTTCGTTGGCTTACTGGGAAATTGCACGTGCTTTTAAATGGAACGAAACACAGAAATTTATGCCACGTGTTGAATACAACGGCGGAACAATGAGTGTTGGTGGCGGAGTTTGGATTCCTATTGAAAACTGCTGGTTGGCAGGTTTGGAACGTACCTGGGCATCTGCCGATTTCTCTAAGATTTTAACCTTGCAGGCCAATTACAAGTACATCAAGGACAAAGAAGATGCGGCTTTTCAGTTAACAGCTGTTTGGACGGTACAAATGGCAGAAGGTAAATTTACTTTTACCGGATTTGCCGATTTCTGGAAAGAAGAAATGTTTTGGGGAACTGACTATCGTTTCTTAACTGAGCCTCAATTGTGGTACAACCCATGTAAAAACTTCTCGCTTGGTACTGAAATCGAGTTAAGCAACAATTTCGTTGGAGATGAATTTGCTGTAAAGCCAACGCTGGCTGTTAAATACACATTCTAA
- a CDS encoding ThuA domain-containing protein yields MLNKSRRRFIKTSALAGAGLMLTPKSYAGKKMQNENTLKGKKVLYVYGGWSGHEPKQSVNVFVPWLKAEGAEVTVSDNLDSYLDEELMGSVDLIIQAWTMGTITNEQEKGLLKAIRNGVGLTGWHGGIGDSFRNNTEYQFMVGGQWVAHPGGVIDYSVQITDKNDPVTKGLSDFRMHSEQYYMHIDPNVKVLATTEFTAEHSSWIDECVMPVVWKKYYGSGRVFYSSLGHVMTDFEVPEALEIMKRGIRWAAESKYAPKEKWVSPVYK; encoded by the coding sequence ATGTTAAACAAGAGTAGAAGGAGATTTATAAAAACCTCAGCTTTGGCGGGAGCAGGTTTAATGTTAACTCCAAAAAGTTACGCCGGGAAGAAAATGCAAAATGAGAACACATTGAAAGGAAAGAAAGTACTGTATGTTTATGGTGGCTGGAGTGGTCACGAGCCAAAACAATCGGTTAATGTATTTGTGCCATGGCTAAAAGCTGAAGGTGCAGAGGTAACGGTTTCGGATAATCTGGATAGCTACCTGGATGAAGAATTAATGGGATCGGTTGATTTGATTATTCAAGCCTGGACGATGGGAACCATTACAAACGAACAGGAAAAAGGTCTTTTAAAAGCCATTCGAAACGGAGTCGGATTGACGGGTTGGCATGGAGGTATAGGCGATTCGTTCAGAAATAATACCGAATACCAGTTTATGGTTGGCGGGCAGTGGGTAGCGCATCCCGGTGGAGTTATTGATTATTCGGTGCAAATTACCGACAAGAATGATCCTGTAACAAAAGGATTAAGCGATTTTCGTATGCATTCAGAGCAGTACTACATGCATATCGATCCGAATGTAAAAGTGTTGGCAACAACCGAATTTACCGCTGAACATTCTTCGTGGATTGATGAGTGTGTAATGCCGGTTGTTTGGAAAAAATACTATGGTAGCGGACGTGTATTTTACAGTTCGTTGGGACATGTTATGACTGATTTTGAAGTACCGGAAGCTTTGGAAATTATGAAACGCGGAATCCGTTGGGCAGCAGAAAGTAAATATGCTCCTAAAGAAAAGTGGGTGAGCCCCGTTTATAAATAA
- a CDS encoding NCS2 family permease, giving the protein MIDKYFNISGRGSSFKKEIIGGATTFLTMAYIIFVNPSILGDAGMDRNALITVTIVASLIGTLLAGIWAKVPYAMAPGMGLNAFFTYTLVLGAGVEWQTALGVVFISGVIFLALTVTGIRTKIIHTIPLALRLATGAGIGLFISFIGFKNMGLVVANPSTFVGLGEFTPTLLIGLAGLLITAILEVKKVRGGIFYGIIITTIIAIIAGEVHAPEAFVSLPPSMSPIMLKLDILSALSFGLIGAVFSFMFVDLFDSVGTIVACSYEAGFVDKDGKVENVDRILEADAVATVAGSLLGTSTTTTYIESASGIANGAKTGFASIITAGLFFLALFFAPLIGIVPGYATAPALVIVGVYMFKNIKQIDFADFSEAIPAFLTIILMPLTYSISIGLSFGFISYVVLKAVAGKYKEVSWLMWVIALLSVINLWFGV; this is encoded by the coding sequence ATGATCGATAAATATTTTAATATCAGCGGCCGTGGTTCTTCTTTCAAGAAGGAGATCATTGGTGGGGCAACCACCTTTTTAACTATGGCCTACATCATTTTTGTAAACCCATCGATTTTGGGCGATGCCGGAATGGATAGAAATGCACTGATCACAGTTACGATTGTAGCCTCTCTTATTGGTACGCTTTTGGCAGGTATTTGGGCCAAAGTACCTTATGCAATGGCTCCCGGAATGGGATTAAATGCCTTTTTTACGTACACGCTTGTGTTGGGAGCCGGTGTTGAGTGGCAAACAGCTCTAGGGGTAGTATTTATTTCAGGAGTAATATTTCTGGCGCTTACGGTTACCGGAATACGCACAAAAATTATTCATACGATTCCGCTGGCACTGCGTTTAGCAACCGGAGCTGGTATTGGATTGTTTATCTCGTTTATTGGATTTAAAAACATGGGATTGGTTGTGGCTAATCCGTCGACCTTTGTTGGCCTTGGCGAGTTTACTCCAACGCTGTTAATTGGTTTGGCTGGTTTATTAATAACTGCAATTCTGGAAGTTAAAAAAGTACGCGGTGGAATTTTTTACGGTATTATTATCACTACAATTATTGCAATAATTGCCGGAGAAGTTCATGCGCCCGAAGCATTTGTTTCTTTGCCACCTTCAATGAGTCCAATAATGTTAAAACTGGATATTTTATCAGCACTTAGCTTTGGTTTAATTGGTGCAGTTTTCTCGTTTATGTTTGTCGATCTTTTTGATTCGGTAGGAACAATTGTTGCGTGCTCATACGAAGCCGGTTTTGTTGATAAAGATGGTAAAGTTGAAAACGTAGATCGTATTCTTGAAGCTGATGCTGTTGCAACTGTTGCAGGATCGCTGTTGGGAACAAGTACTACTACTACTTACATCGAATCAGCATCTGGTATTGCCAATGGTGCTAAAACAGGTTTTGCATCTATTATTACAGCAGGCTTGTTCTTTTTGGCGCTGTTCTTTGCTCCGCTTATTGGTATTGTACCAGGTTATGCAACCGCACCTGCATTGGTAATCGTTGGAGTGTACATGTTCAAGAATATCAAACAAATTGATTTTGCTGATTTCTCGGAAGCTATTCCGGCATTTCTTACCATCATTTTAATGCCTTTAACCTACAGTATTTCTATCGGTTTATCATTCGGGTTTATCTCGTATGTAGTGTTGAAAGCTGTGGCCGGTAAATATAAAGAGGTTTCTTGGCTAATGTGGGTTATTGCCCTGTTGTCAGTAATAAATCTGTGGTTTGGAGTATAA